DNA sequence from the Epinephelus fuscoguttatus linkage group LG2, E.fuscoguttatus.final_Chr_v1 genome:
CTGAGGCCAGTGATAAATATGGCTTTGGGGACAAAGGCAAGCAGAGAGGAttacttttattactttttgtCATGTTGTCAAAACGTTGGTTAATGTGTACATGATGTCCAGGTGGGGTGTGTGCACTTGCCACAGAGCAGCAGCCTGCTTGAAATTCAGTGTGCAGACTAGTGATGCAAGAAGCCATCTTTGTTTACAGTCGTCACAGATAAAGAGTTTTGTGTGGACGGTCTTGAAAATCCAGTAGAAAGTCAAACGTGCTGTAGATGTGTGCGAGGCACACATTATGTACGACCTTTGGTCCTTTCTCTGGTTTAGTTGGCTTTCTGACAATTTTGGTGGTGTGTTTTGTCACTGTGCAGAAAACACAATCAATAAGTTAACCTTTACCTTTTGTTATGAATGTTATGATCGACAGTTGACTGTGAGTGTGGTTAAATATTTTCATCCAGGTAATAAAATGTTACCTTATTCATAATATCCCAGTTTAGCCCTGCAGGACCTGGGCTCTTTATTCAGTTCAAGTTCTAATGTCATTTGTGACTTCATCAGGCCTGAGACAGACCCATGACCTATTTTAGGTGGCAGCAGCTCACGCACATCAGTATGACTTATCTGTATTTATGTTCTTTTCTCTTCCATGTGgccctgaaaaataaaacacgtCAACAGCACGGTAAGTACTCATGGTTTCTCTCTTTCAACATATCTGTTTctatctgtgtctctctttaTCTGTGACTGCCTGCTGATTTATGTCAATCTTTCTGATTGTCTCGTATCTCATATGGATGTATCATTTTCAAATCTTTACTGTCCTGGTTTTCTCCTATGTATTTTTGACATCAGTGCTTTTAATAATGAGATTCACAATACAGATTTTACTTTACAGTATTCATATGTAATTCTGTTCTTTTGTACAGCCAGCTAAAGATACATGTCCAGTCTGTGGTCCTAACAATGTTTTGtccctttgtgtgtgtccatACAGCATTTCTGGGGTCCGGTAGCAAACTGGGGTCTTCCAATAGCTGCCATCACAGATATGAAGAAGAGCCCTGAGATTATCAGTGGCAGGATGACCTTCGGTAAGTCACACAGACGCATGCACTGATAAGCCCCGATCTACAAGTGCAGGGCGCAGACAATACCCCCATCCTTTTCTCGTTAAGCTTGTTAGGGTTAGGATTGTATTTTGTACTTTATCTGAAGGTTACTTAGAAATGAAAAATTCCTATAAGTAAACTACAACTGCAGTTCTTGTCAGGTCATTTTGGATATTTTCTGTGGCTGCTCTTTTTCTGTATCACATTCTGAATGAGTTTTTACTTTGGCCTGAAAGGGGCCTGAGAAAACAtggcttcatttatttattattttttgtgaaCATTAAGTCTAGGGGAGTAAGTGTAGCAATACAAGATGGCAAAGAAGACAGTGGCTCTGTAATAAGCCTGTGTGTTTTCTCCCTCTTCTCAGCTCTGTGCTGCTACTCAATTCTCTTCATGAGGTTTGCTTACAAGGTGCAGCCACGCAACTGGCTACTGTTTGCTTGCCATTTGACCAATGAGTCGGCACAGCTAATCCAGGGAGGTCGTCTCATCAAATACAAGTAAGTAATATCTCATGCTGTTTTAATTCTGTTGTCAGTGTGAATGGATAATGTTTTATGAAGTGTTGGGGGAAAAATGTCAGAATTTCCAGTTATTTTCAAACTGGTCCTTATTTTGTcactatgactttttacacTATGTCATCAATAACGTAAGAGTTATGATAATCagcagtggttttttttttcttaaatgccATCAGCTCTTGATATGATAGTGAGATTTAGGATGATACAACCAAggttaaaatatctgaaataatttttaaaatagAGATCAtgggaaaaacaaaactgtaagcACTCTGACTGTTTCTGTTATATTCCAGCATGGAGAAGAAGATGAAATCTTAGTGGCAGAGTGAAGCAGATGCAGAATGTTCACTGCAGAGTGGCACCACACTGCTGCAACAGCTGTCTGAACCTGGACATCAGAACGAACGCAACTGAACATCTCATCTAATCACTGAAACCATGGCACTCGCAccgtttttttaaaatgatggtACCATGATTGATCATGCTCATTAAGTTTTAGCCACTTTCTACtgtacagacagaaaaaaaacagatgctTTCCTCCAAGAATTAAGGTCaactctgatttatttttagaatttttcatcattcaacatgacaaaatatcatGTAGGTGAATGTGCACCCAGCTAACCAGCCTGACAGTTAGCTGCCTTGCACACTGGATCCACCGCCTGTTGCACACTTCAAAACCAGGCTTAAGTAATCATTACTCACCAATCATGTAATTTTAGGTCATCAGCATTAATATTTTCATTACTTTGCAACCTCCTTAGTAATTCAAATATTAATGATATTTCATGTAAAACTTAGCCTAAGGTCAGCTTATGTAAATATGTCCATAGAGCAGATACTCACTTGCTAAGCATAcggacattcattcattaaccTTTACCtaaacacagaggacacacagagctaagatttatgtttgttttgccCTTTAGCAAGATGTTATCCTGTATAATGGAAACAGAGTGAATGAGGATCCAGTTTGGCATGGTTTTATAACAGGGTGATAAATAAGACAAGCTGCTTCTGTCAGTGCTGACCAAACATGtactgtgtgttgttgttgtcatcatgtcattcacattaatttattgtcattgtataaTTCACATAATTTTTCCCTGACAAATGATTTGATTCCCTGTGTTTGTTCAAATAAACTGGTTAGAACCAACTTGAACACAATTAATTCAGGGAGTGAGTGATTTATTTGCAAAGCTTGTGTTTAATGAAGTTCAACTTTGTCACTGCAGTGTTcatttgattctttttttgtttctgttccaTGGTCATTGTTAAAGATCAGGTCACCTTTACAGTGTTGGCTATTTCACCATGGTAATGTCAAGGAGGCCTCTGCTCTGTATTTACACTCTACACTTAGCTCCGCAGCCCAATGCCCTTGTTAAATGAACACGAACATACAGAAGGGTCTAAAAGTCTGAGCCCACATTGAGAAGCTCTATATTTTCACATATCTGGAAACAATCAGAAAAATGCATTAAGTCACGGAATGTAAAATGAAGAAATATTTAAGATCCTGCACCATTTCTAGATCAGCAATCAAATTTAAGCAAGTGTGTGGCACTGACCAGTGTAACTCCTTTATTCAGAAGGTCTGATTTCCTTGAGTTGTATCTCCTCCATAGAGGTGTGCATTGAGATGACACTCCTGGATTTGATCTAGTCATCTTAGGCTCATTCGCATAACTCGCAGCTAACTAACTTACGGCCAGTGTCCACCTGTTATAAATATGGCTGTGCCTCAAGTTTCCAGCAGATCGTGGCTTACTACGTAGCATTGTGATAGTAGGAAACATGGCATCAGAACAAATACAAGTCCATTCCATTTATCACTAGGATAAAGGAGCCCTGAATGTCATGGACTTTCTTCCACAGTCACTGGAACTCAAGCACACTGAAAATTTCTGGGGCACTTGAAGACTGAGAAAGCTAAGCACTCTGAGACACCACATGAAACTCTTTGGACTATTGTCAAATTGTGCTGAGAAAACATGGGTTATCAGGTTTTGCACACACTTATGGAGTCCATACCACCTCCTCATACCACCTGTCACTAAAGCAAAAAGGATGGTATGCAAAATACTGAAGATATTCTGAAATTCATGAACAATTTTCAAAGATTCAACTTTTCACTCAGCTTGTTAAGCCAATGTTATCGTTTGTAAGGGAAAAGGTGTTACATTCGAAGCAAATTCACAATATtaacaataatacattttatttagagACGTCTTTCAAGACACTCAAGGTCAtcttacagaaaaaaaacagaagtatCTTGGCTAATGGTCTCAGACTTTTTGACCTCACTGTATATTTTCAACAGAGTTTGAACgtaaaaaccacacacaccatcacacacatatagaaaacaactgCTGAGAGCTGaatattataaatattcatATTTCACCACCATTTTCTGCATAGCCTACTTAAGATAAAACAAATGAGCCAGTCAACATTGTCAAAACTAGTGTACCAACAAATTTCAAGTAAAGTCAAGTTAAAGACCTgcaatcacatttttatttaactagAAGTACAGATTCATTGACAAGTGTGGTTAAAGTGCTCATTATGTGAGCATGACACGTTAAATTAATACGTTGACATCAAAAGAGATGATCTAACTATatccagcaggtggcagcacTGCAACAAAGAGCACCCAGTTATGGGAGTTGTAGTTCAACGAAGAAGGCCAACATGGCGTCCGTGAGAAGTGATGAGTGGAGGGCTGTGTGCGACAAATTCACCAACGCCCAAAACCTCACTCTTATCGAATCAAGAAATGACCCCGAAAACGACCCGTTTCGCTCCAAATACAAGGCCAGGGAGCTGCTCAGAGAAATATACT
Encoded proteins:
- the mpc1 gene encoding mitochondrial pyruvate carrier 1; translation: MAGTLARKAIDHLKSKEFREYLMSTHFWGPVANWGLPIAAITDMKKSPEIISGRMTFALCCYSILFMRFAYKVQPRNWLLFACHLTNESAQLIQGGRLIKYNMEKKMKS